The following are encoded in a window of Poecile atricapillus isolate bPoeAtr1 chromosome 3, bPoeAtr1.hap1, whole genome shotgun sequence genomic DNA:
- the SLC30A1 gene encoding proton-coupled zinc antiporter SLC30A1 has protein sequence MCGGMAAQGPGGPRCWQNRRARLLCMLALTFLFFVVEVAVSRVTSSLAMLSDSFHMLSDVMALVVALVAVRFAQRTRATKKNTFGWVRAEVMGALVNAVFLTALCFTILLEAIERFTEPHEIQQPLVVIAVGVAGLIINLLGLCLFNHHGVGGHGHAHGHGHSHGGRQQQPRGGPKPEQPPGDGEAALHREETSTLVENCSSSNGVNQEKLGDMKDDMSDVQVNGNAGHYPLDEEEVEEDSSAQLNMRGVFLHVFGDALGSVIVVVNALLFYGLWNPCPEDGPCFNPCVNNHCMENATLSQALGRANKSEQESITVAGPCWLLYLDPVLCLIMVCILLYTTYPLLRESALILLQTVPKQIDVHSLNSKLRTLEGVEAIHELHIWQLAGSRIIGTAHIKCPDPSTYMMVAKRIKEIFHDEGIHATTIQPEFASVGSESGRGKCELPCRTQCALKQCCGTGEDSTAKKTEKSSSLSISCSEVVIEFPKTRRTKSESIPSVKLEANTDQNEQFESSL, from the exons ATGTGCGGGGGGATGGCGGCGCAGGGTCCGGGCGGGCCGCGGTGCTGGCAGAACCGGCGGGCGCGGCTGCTGTGCATGCTGGCGCTCACCTTCCTTTTCTTCGTGGTGGAGGTGGCGGTGAGCCGCGTCACGTCGTCGCTGGCCATGCTCTCCGACTCCTTCCACATGCTCTCCGACGTGATGGCCCTGGTCGTGGCGCTGGTGGCCGTGCGCTTCGCCCAGCGCACCCGCGCCACCAAGAAGAACACGTTCGGGTGGGTGCGGGCCGAGGTGATGGGCGCCCTCGTCAACGCCGTGTTCCTCACCGCCCTCTGCTTCACCATCCTGCTGGAGGCCATCGAGCGCTTCACGGAGCCCCACGAGATCCAGCAGCCGCTGGTGGTCATCGCCGTGGGGGTGGCGGGGCTCATCATCAACCTGCTGGGGCTCTGCCTCTTCAATCACCACGGCGTCGGGGGCCACGGGCACGCCCACGGCCACGGGCACTCGCACGGCGGCCGGCAGCAGCAACCCCGCGGCGGCCCCAAGCCCGAGCAGCCGCCCGGGGACGGGGAGGCTGCGCTGCACCGCGAGGAGACCAGCACCTTGGTGGagaactgcagcagctccaacGGAGTCAACCAGGAGAAGCTGG GTGATATGAAAGATGACATGAGTGACGTACAAGTAAATGGGAATGCTGGCCATTATCCTCTGGATGAAGAGGAAGTTGAAGAAGACTCTAGTGCACAGCTTAACATGCGTGGAgtttttctgcatgtttttgGAGATGCCTTAGGTTCAGTCATTGTGGTAGTAAATGCCTTACTCTTTTATGGCTTGTGGAATCCATGCCCTGAAGATGGGCCTTGCTTTAATCCATGTGTCAATAATCATTGCATGGAAAATGCTACTTTATCCCAAGCACTTGGCAGAGCTAACAAATCTGAGCAAGAGAGTATTACGGTGGCTGGTCCTTGCTGGTTGTTATATTTAGATCCTGTCCTCTGTTTGATTATGGTCTGTATACTCCTTTACACAACTTATCCGTTACTTAGGGAGTCAGCCCTCATCCTTCTACAGACTGTTCCCAAACAAATCGATGTCCATTCTTTGAACTCAAAGTTACGTACCCTCGAAGGAGTCGAAGCAATCCACGAGTTACACATTTGGCAGCTAGCAGGCAGTAGGATCATTGGCACTGCTCACATCAAGTGTCCTGACCCTTCCACATACATGATGGTGGCCAAGCGCATCAAAGAGATCTTTCATGACGAAGGGATTCATGCAACTACCATTCAGCCTGAGTTTGCCAGCGTTGGCTCTGAGTCAGGGAGAGGGAAATGTGAGTTGCCTTGCAGGACTCAATGTGCTTTGAAGCAGTGTTGCGGAACAGGAGAAGATAGTACTgcaaagaagacagaaaaatcctCGTCACTTAGTATTTCTTGTTCAGAAGTTGTCATTGAATTTCCGAAAACAAGGAGGACTAAGTCGGAGAGCATCCCTTCAGTGAAGCTAGAGGCGAACACCGATCAAAATGAGCAGTTTGAGTCATCTTTGTAA
- the LOC131576857 gene encoding uncharacterized protein LOC131576857: MIKPAFSVLLLEKCFCGKAPRRVQYSFHIKRVCRHPSKSCTQLRQCKNGRPRANSANHGNSACRGDLGSKCYFTSRKVALKMEYKRKTIFKKRKKVTGRASAASSTGAVTPERFSASSPLVIPLIPPMTPRPWAPAAVSAPPGSPRGAAGSPGAVELRARGMPTTGGAGQGDAGASPLGTPGAASAPLTASRSPPPLEPVLLLTASFCGFRGRREAPGLVRAPRRLRACDGPSRVHSGLLRCPGGVGIPFLFSVAEGFGLFYALFQLWPTIFFLCQYMCWG; this comes from the exons ATGATTAAACCTGCTTTCTCAGTTTTACTGCTGGAGAAATGCTTCTGTGGCAAAGCACCGAGGAGAGTACAATACTCCTTTCACATCAAAAGAGTATGCAGACACCCAAG CAAGTCTTGCACGCAACTGAGGCAATGCAAAAATGGCAGGCCACGTGCAAACTCTGCAAATCACGGCAATAGTGCTTGCCGAGGTGACCTCGGCAGCAAGTGCTACTTCACTTCCAGGAAAGTGGCTTTGAAGATGGAATATAAAcggaaaacaatttttaaaaaaagaaaaaaagtgaccGGTAGAGCATCTGCAGCATCATCAACTGGAGCAGTGACTCCCGAGCGGTTTTCTGCCTCCTCTCCTCTCGTTATCCCGCTCATCCCTCCCATGACCCCCCGCCCCTGGGCCCCCGCCGCGGTCTCGGCTCCGCCGGGCTCTCCCCGGGGCGCTGCGGGGTCACCGGGGGCCGTGGAGCTCCGGGCCCGGGGAATGCCGACCActggcggggccgggcagggggaCGCCGGAGCATCCcctttggggacccccggggcaGCATCAGCCCCGCTGACAGCATCGCGGTCCCCTCCTCCCCTGGAGCCGGTGCTGCTCCTTACGGCGTCCTTCTGTGGCTTCCGCGGCCGTCGTGAGGCTCCTGGACTAGTGCGAGCTCCCCGACGGCTTCGTGCTTGTGATGGACCATCCAGAGTGCACTCAGGACTTCTGAGATGTCCTGGAGGAGTAGGGattccctttttgttttcagtcGCAGAAGGATTTGGGCTGTTCTACGCCCTTTTTCAGCTTTGGCCTAcgatattttttctttgccaaTACATGTGTTGGGGGTAA